One Onychomys torridus chromosome 17, mOncTor1.1, whole genome shotgun sequence genomic window carries:
- the C17H19orf44 gene encoding uncharacterized protein C19orf44 homolog isoform X2: MASTRRPLGPPRGVFDFGDMFLEDSKMDEIRNIQARSLGQVTPWQNRILKRNQTMEAMPGKGSRLSLGGPTVSSKTRANEALRKLAQIETKIRSRRQAPAALSDAGSDSEASGGLLPQDTDTAPDPSSQHPHRAFRKPACKPPPAKSDGQSGKGSRFLKKKEPPIEARSPVPAVEKGKRIPPPRHEEPTGKRDAPDSDEEEMKVLLASWTGSSREEETPRNQRFTGTKVSRSEHGKLPSDQTPAQPEVLSLPSVDRSSSKPSRPSHRLDSPWTLNAGDTASLAPSPSITNDFSKSASSKMGCIKLASSPSRSEVGASEEPVSEAADDSLHDFRINILSIDDLVLADGEKSDMEQKKEGSGKEGMSGRSSPPTSPIPLEEHRATQHESPAFQGTGTVAADEEGLTTEVSEHLADSAAEAIPSHSVSSVRSVETPTALTASPTYSEDFEESSGLSASEASLSRTLDTSSQFSSSKRTDLFPRQSPSRTKWGEGVTRVVKETAVQTLDPAFAYQWSKAGGMAAIGPTLGGAYVDPAPIASHVVSADAIEALTAYSPAVLALNDMLKQQLSLTQQFIEASRHLHGSLLQSLDGDSFHYHTLEETKEYIRCHRPAPLTMEAALQEVREELQVPAGALQTHGEDS; encoded by the exons ATGGCTTCCACAAGAAGGCCCCTTGGCCCTCCCCGAGGTGTTTTTGACTTCGGTGATATGTTCTTGGAGGACTCAAAGATGGATGAGATAAGGAACATACAAGCCCGAAGTCTTGGCCAAGTGACACCCTGGCAGAACAGAATCCTAAAGAGAAACCAAACGATGGAAGCCATGCCAGGGAAGGGGTCAAGGTTGAGCTTGGGGGGCCCCACCGTCTCCTCCAAGACCAGAGCCAACGAGGCCCTTAGGAAGCTGGCCCAGATCGAAACCAAGATCCGAAGTCGGAGGCAGGCGCCTGCGGCTCTGTCTGACGCGGGGTCTGACTCGGAGGCCAGCGGGGGGCTTCTCCCACAGGACACAGATACAGCGCCTGATCCTTCTTCTCAACATCCACACAGAGCTTTCCGGAAACCAGCCTGTAAACCGCCCCCAGCAAAGAGCGATGGGCAGAGTGGGAAAGGTAGCAGgtttctgaagaagaaagagcCGCCCATTGAAGCTAGGTCCCCGGTGCCCGCGGTGGAGAAAGGGAAGCGCATCCCACCACCCAGACACGAAGAACCTACTGGAAAACGTGATGCTCCCGACAGTGACgaagaggaaatgaaagtgtTGCTCGCAAGTTGGACGGGCTCTTCTAGAGAGGAAGAAACACCCAGGAACCAGCGATTCACTGGCACGAAAGTCAGCAGGAGTGAGCATGGAAAACTGCCTTCG GATCAGACTCCAGCTCAGCCAGAggtcctgtctctgcccagcgTGGACCGTTCCAGCTCAAAGCCTTCTCGTCCCTCCCATCGGCTAGACTCCCCATGGACTCTCAATGCTGGAGACACAGCCTCCCTCGCACCCTCGCCTTCCATCACAAATGACTTTTCAAAATCAGCGTCTTCAAAGATGGGGTGCATCAAGCTGGCTTCCTCCCCCAGCAGGAGTGAGGTGGGGGCTTCAGAGGAGCCAGTCTCAGAAGCTGCTGATGACAGTCTCCATG atTTTAGAATTAATATTTTGTCCATTGATGATCTGGTTCTGGCTGACGGAGAGAAATCAGATATGGAACAGAAA AAGGAAGGTTCTGGAAAGGAAGGGATGTCAGGCAGAAGCTCTCCACCCACGTCACCCATTCCACTGGAAGAACACAGAGCTACCCAGCACGAGAGCCCTGCATTTCAGGGCACAGGCACCGTGGCTGCAGATGAAGAGGGCCTCACCACTGAGGTCTCGGAGCATCTGGCTGACAGCGCCGCCGAAGCCATCCCATCTCACAGTGTGTCCAGTGTGCGGTCCGTGGAGACCCCCACGGCGCTCACGGCCAGCCCCACTTACTCAGAGGATTTTGAGGAGTCCTCTGGCCTCTCGGCCTCAGAAGCATCACTCAGTAGGACACTGGACACCTCGTCGCAGTTTTCTTCCAGTAAGCGGACCGATCTTTTCCCCAGACAATCCCCATCAAGGACAAAGTGGGGCGAAGGTGTGACCAGAGTCGTGAAGGAGACAGCTGTGCAGACTCTCGACCCTGCCTTTGCCTACCAGTGGAGTAAGG CTGGTGGTATGGCGGCCATCGGCCCCACCCTCGGAGGCGCCTATGTGGACCCAGCACCCATTGCCAGTCACGTTGTCAGTGCGGACGCTATAGAAG CCCTGACAGCCTACAGCCCTGCGGTGCTGGCGCTGAATGACATGCTGAAGCAGCAGCTGAGCCTGACCCAGCAGTTCATCGAGGCAAGTCGTCATCTGCACGGGTCCCTCCTGCAGTCCCTGGATGGGGACTCATTTCACTACCACACCCTGGAGGAGACCAAAGAG TATATTAGGTGTCACAGGCCTGCACCCCTGACCATGGAGGCTGCTCTtcaggaggtgagggaggagctTCAAGTCCCAGCAG GTGCTCTGCAGACACATGGTGAGGACAGCTGA
- the C17H19orf44 gene encoding uncharacterized protein C19orf44 homolog isoform X1 encodes MASTRRPLGPPRGVFDFGDMFLEDSKMDEIRNIQARSLGQVTPWQNRILKRNQTMEAMPGKGSRLSLGGPTVSSKTRANEALRKLAQIETKIRSRRQAPAALSDAGSDSEASGGLLPQDTDTAPDPSSQHPHRAFRKPACKPPPAKSDGQSGKGSRFLKKKEPPIEARSPVPAVEKGKRIPPPRHEEPTGKRDAPDSDEEEMKVLLASWTGSSREEETPRNQRFTGTKVSRSEHGKLPSDQTPAQPEVLSLPSVDRSSSKPSRPSHRLDSPWTLNAGDTASLAPSPSITNDFSKSASSKMGCIKLASSPSRSEVGASEEPVSEAADDSLHDFRINILSIDDLVLADGEKSDMEQKKEGSGKEGMSGRSSPPTSPIPLEEHRATQHESPAFQGTGTVAADEEGLTTEVSEHLADSAAEAIPSHSVSSVRSVETPTALTASPTYSEDFEESSGLSASEASLSRTLDTSSQFSSSKRTDLFPRQSPSRTKWGEGVTRVVKETAVQTLDPAFAYQWSKAGGMAAIGPTLGGAYVDPAPIASHVVSADAIEALTAYSPAVLALNDMLKQQLSLTQQFIEASRHLHGSLLQSLDGDSFHYHTLEETKEVTWGVMSDGLRLATGWGAPVLRLGSTDTLCPSRPDRLQPLVSWANQESTLPTPLLPDRVSL; translated from the exons ATGGCTTCCACAAGAAGGCCCCTTGGCCCTCCCCGAGGTGTTTTTGACTTCGGTGATATGTTCTTGGAGGACTCAAAGATGGATGAGATAAGGAACATACAAGCCCGAAGTCTTGGCCAAGTGACACCCTGGCAGAACAGAATCCTAAAGAGAAACCAAACGATGGAAGCCATGCCAGGGAAGGGGTCAAGGTTGAGCTTGGGGGGCCCCACCGTCTCCTCCAAGACCAGAGCCAACGAGGCCCTTAGGAAGCTGGCCCAGATCGAAACCAAGATCCGAAGTCGGAGGCAGGCGCCTGCGGCTCTGTCTGACGCGGGGTCTGACTCGGAGGCCAGCGGGGGGCTTCTCCCACAGGACACAGATACAGCGCCTGATCCTTCTTCTCAACATCCACACAGAGCTTTCCGGAAACCAGCCTGTAAACCGCCCCCAGCAAAGAGCGATGGGCAGAGTGGGAAAGGTAGCAGgtttctgaagaagaaagagcCGCCCATTGAAGCTAGGTCCCCGGTGCCCGCGGTGGAGAAAGGGAAGCGCATCCCACCACCCAGACACGAAGAACCTACTGGAAAACGTGATGCTCCCGACAGTGACgaagaggaaatgaaagtgtTGCTCGCAAGTTGGACGGGCTCTTCTAGAGAGGAAGAAACACCCAGGAACCAGCGATTCACTGGCACGAAAGTCAGCAGGAGTGAGCATGGAAAACTGCCTTCG GATCAGACTCCAGCTCAGCCAGAggtcctgtctctgcccagcgTGGACCGTTCCAGCTCAAAGCCTTCTCGTCCCTCCCATCGGCTAGACTCCCCATGGACTCTCAATGCTGGAGACACAGCCTCCCTCGCACCCTCGCCTTCCATCACAAATGACTTTTCAAAATCAGCGTCTTCAAAGATGGGGTGCATCAAGCTGGCTTCCTCCCCCAGCAGGAGTGAGGTGGGGGCTTCAGAGGAGCCAGTCTCAGAAGCTGCTGATGACAGTCTCCATG atTTTAGAATTAATATTTTGTCCATTGATGATCTGGTTCTGGCTGACGGAGAGAAATCAGATATGGAACAGAAA AAGGAAGGTTCTGGAAAGGAAGGGATGTCAGGCAGAAGCTCTCCACCCACGTCACCCATTCCACTGGAAGAACACAGAGCTACCCAGCACGAGAGCCCTGCATTTCAGGGCACAGGCACCGTGGCTGCAGATGAAGAGGGCCTCACCACTGAGGTCTCGGAGCATCTGGCTGACAGCGCCGCCGAAGCCATCCCATCTCACAGTGTGTCCAGTGTGCGGTCCGTGGAGACCCCCACGGCGCTCACGGCCAGCCCCACTTACTCAGAGGATTTTGAGGAGTCCTCTGGCCTCTCGGCCTCAGAAGCATCACTCAGTAGGACACTGGACACCTCGTCGCAGTTTTCTTCCAGTAAGCGGACCGATCTTTTCCCCAGACAATCCCCATCAAGGACAAAGTGGGGCGAAGGTGTGACCAGAGTCGTGAAGGAGACAGCTGTGCAGACTCTCGACCCTGCCTTTGCCTACCAGTGGAGTAAGG CTGGTGGTATGGCGGCCATCGGCCCCACCCTCGGAGGCGCCTATGTGGACCCAGCACCCATTGCCAGTCACGTTGTCAGTGCGGACGCTATAGAAG CCCTGACAGCCTACAGCCCTGCGGTGCTGGCGCTGAATGACATGCTGAAGCAGCAGCTGAGCCTGACCCAGCAGTTCATCGAGGCAAGTCGTCATCTGCACGGGTCCCTCCTGCAGTCCCTGGATGGGGACTCATTTCACTACCACACCCTGGAGGAGACCAAAGAGGTAACGTGGGGGGTCATGTCAGATGGCCTGAGGCTAGCAACGGGCTGGGGGGCACCTGTACTCAGGCTGGGCTCCACAGACACCTTGTGCCCTTCCAGACCAGACAGGCTGCAGCCGCTTGTCTCTTGGGCTAATCAGGAGAGCACCCTCCCCACGCCTCTTCTtcccgacagggtttctctgtga
- the C17H19orf44 gene encoding uncharacterized protein C19orf44 homolog isoform X3 translates to MASTRRPLGPPRGVFDFGDMFLEDSKMDEIRNIQARSLGQVTPWQNRILKRNQTMEAMPGKGSRLSLGGPTVSSKTRANEALRKLAQIETKIRSRRQAPAALSDAGSDSEASGGLLPQDTDTAPDPSSQHPHRAFRKPACKPPPAKSDGQSGKGSRFLKKKEPPIEARSPVPAVEKGKRIPPPRHEEPTGKRDAPDSDEEEMKVLLASWTGSSREEETPRNQRFTGTKVSRSEHGKLPSDQTPAQPEVLSLPSVDRSSSKPSRPSHRLDSPWTLNAGDTASLAPSPSITNDFSKSASSKMGCIKLASSPSRSEVGASEEPVSEAADDSLHDFRINILSIDDLVLADGEKSDMEQKKEGSGKEGMSGRSSPPTSPIPLEEHRATQHESPAFQGTGTVAADEEGLTTEVSEHLADSAAEAIPSHSVSSVRSVETPTALTASPTYSEDFEESSGLSASEASLSRTLDTSSQFSSSKRTDLFPRQSPSRTKWGEGVTRVVKETAVQTLDPAFAYQWSKAGGMAAIGPTLGGAYVDPAPIASHVVSADAIEALTAYSPAVLALNDMLKQQLSLTQQFIEASRHLHGSLLQSLDGDSFHYHTLEETKEYIRCHRPAPLTMEAALQEVREELQVPAARCSADTW, encoded by the exons ATGGCTTCCACAAGAAGGCCCCTTGGCCCTCCCCGAGGTGTTTTTGACTTCGGTGATATGTTCTTGGAGGACTCAAAGATGGATGAGATAAGGAACATACAAGCCCGAAGTCTTGGCCAAGTGACACCCTGGCAGAACAGAATCCTAAAGAGAAACCAAACGATGGAAGCCATGCCAGGGAAGGGGTCAAGGTTGAGCTTGGGGGGCCCCACCGTCTCCTCCAAGACCAGAGCCAACGAGGCCCTTAGGAAGCTGGCCCAGATCGAAACCAAGATCCGAAGTCGGAGGCAGGCGCCTGCGGCTCTGTCTGACGCGGGGTCTGACTCGGAGGCCAGCGGGGGGCTTCTCCCACAGGACACAGATACAGCGCCTGATCCTTCTTCTCAACATCCACACAGAGCTTTCCGGAAACCAGCCTGTAAACCGCCCCCAGCAAAGAGCGATGGGCAGAGTGGGAAAGGTAGCAGgtttctgaagaagaaagagcCGCCCATTGAAGCTAGGTCCCCGGTGCCCGCGGTGGAGAAAGGGAAGCGCATCCCACCACCCAGACACGAAGAACCTACTGGAAAACGTGATGCTCCCGACAGTGACgaagaggaaatgaaagtgtTGCTCGCAAGTTGGACGGGCTCTTCTAGAGAGGAAGAAACACCCAGGAACCAGCGATTCACTGGCACGAAAGTCAGCAGGAGTGAGCATGGAAAACTGCCTTCG GATCAGACTCCAGCTCAGCCAGAggtcctgtctctgcccagcgTGGACCGTTCCAGCTCAAAGCCTTCTCGTCCCTCCCATCGGCTAGACTCCCCATGGACTCTCAATGCTGGAGACACAGCCTCCCTCGCACCCTCGCCTTCCATCACAAATGACTTTTCAAAATCAGCGTCTTCAAAGATGGGGTGCATCAAGCTGGCTTCCTCCCCCAGCAGGAGTGAGGTGGGGGCTTCAGAGGAGCCAGTCTCAGAAGCTGCTGATGACAGTCTCCATG atTTTAGAATTAATATTTTGTCCATTGATGATCTGGTTCTGGCTGACGGAGAGAAATCAGATATGGAACAGAAA AAGGAAGGTTCTGGAAAGGAAGGGATGTCAGGCAGAAGCTCTCCACCCACGTCACCCATTCCACTGGAAGAACACAGAGCTACCCAGCACGAGAGCCCTGCATTTCAGGGCACAGGCACCGTGGCTGCAGATGAAGAGGGCCTCACCACTGAGGTCTCGGAGCATCTGGCTGACAGCGCCGCCGAAGCCATCCCATCTCACAGTGTGTCCAGTGTGCGGTCCGTGGAGACCCCCACGGCGCTCACGGCCAGCCCCACTTACTCAGAGGATTTTGAGGAGTCCTCTGGCCTCTCGGCCTCAGAAGCATCACTCAGTAGGACACTGGACACCTCGTCGCAGTTTTCTTCCAGTAAGCGGACCGATCTTTTCCCCAGACAATCCCCATCAAGGACAAAGTGGGGCGAAGGTGTGACCAGAGTCGTGAAGGAGACAGCTGTGCAGACTCTCGACCCTGCCTTTGCCTACCAGTGGAGTAAGG CTGGTGGTATGGCGGCCATCGGCCCCACCCTCGGAGGCGCCTATGTGGACCCAGCACCCATTGCCAGTCACGTTGTCAGTGCGGACGCTATAGAAG CCCTGACAGCCTACAGCCCTGCGGTGCTGGCGCTGAATGACATGCTGAAGCAGCAGCTGAGCCTGACCCAGCAGTTCATCGAGGCAAGTCGTCATCTGCACGGGTCCCTCCTGCAGTCCCTGGATGGGGACTCATTTCACTACCACACCCTGGAGGAGACCAAAGAG TATATTAGGTGTCACAGGCCTGCACCCCTGACCATGGAGGCTGCTCTtcaggaggtgagggaggagctTCAAGTCCCAGCAG CCAGGTGCTCTGCAGACACATGGTGA